The Sediminispirochaeta smaragdinae DSM 11293 genome has a segment encoding these proteins:
- a CDS encoding sodium/pantothenate symporter, with the protein MAEVTPTPGPFFLILGIYFVLMACIGWYASRKTKSLRDYFVLNGKAGVIISGIAYATTQYSMGTFLGTPGMLYKMGYAGMGITIPGVAFAMIIPTVLIGRRLVTLGHERGFLTLSDYLSDRYEDHRMSGLLGLMMLCFLIPMMGAQIIGAGVIVNVFTGLPAYVGVIGMGAIVIIYCMSGGMRGAMMTDVLQGSLMFITAIVAFILTLHQGGGLSHLNSSLNEMNSAYMSFPGANGTMTWTYYVSNILLWSFFTMGQPQLFTKFFAMKDHKTMFRAVLLGTGGMMVTALLVLWSGVNGISLVPNLKNSDYIIPIILQRGLNPVIASVVIAGIVAAGMSTIDGLLITTTSAATRDVYQKYINPKASDDQVMKLSKIVTLIVGVVVIIFGCLKPGSIFIINTFAFSGMAIFVVPILFGMYWKGATFPAAVSSVIAGVLTLICCTKIAAMKALIHGFHAVVPGVAVAALVMVLVSLSTKGKRPSEETLARHMLTKQGRA; encoded by the coding sequence ATGGCTGAAGTTACACCTACTCCCGGTCCTTTTTTCCTCATTTTGGGGATCTATTTTGTTCTCATGGCCTGTATCGGCTGGTATGCCAGTCGCAAAACGAAAAGCCTGCGGGATTACTTTGTCTTAAACGGTAAGGCGGGCGTTATCATCAGTGGTATTGCCTATGCGACGACTCAGTACAGTATGGGAACCTTCCTCGGCACTCCTGGCATGTTATATAAGATGGGTTATGCCGGTATGGGCATTACCATTCCCGGTGTTGCCTTTGCCATGATTATTCCGACGGTCCTGATCGGGCGGAGGCTTGTTACCCTTGGTCACGAGCGGGGATTCCTTACCCTTTCCGACTATCTCTCCGATCGCTACGAAGATCACCGTATGAGTGGTCTCCTTGGTCTCATGATGTTATGCTTTCTCATTCCCATGATGGGAGCGCAAATCATCGGGGCCGGTGTCATTGTGAATGTGTTCACAGGCCTTCCCGCCTATGTAGGCGTAATCGGAATGGGGGCCATTGTCATCATCTATTGTATGTCCGGAGGCATGCGCGGTGCAATGATGACCGACGTTCTCCAGGGAAGCCTCATGTTCATCACCGCTATTGTTGCCTTTATCCTAACATTGCACCAGGGAGGGGGACTCTCGCACCTGAATTCCAGTCTGAACGAAATGAATTCGGCCTACATGTCCTTCCCGGGAGCAAACGGCACCATGACCTGGACCTATTATGTCTCGAATATCCTCCTATGGTCCTTTTTTACCATGGGACAGCCTCAGCTGTTTACCAAATTTTTTGCCATGAAGGATCACAAAACCATGTTCCGTGCGGTGCTTCTTGGCACAGGGGGGATGATGGTTACGGCGCTCCTGGTCCTTTGGTCCGGTGTGAATGGTATCTCCCTTGTTCCGAACCTGAAAAATTCAGATTACATCATTCCCATTATCCTACAGCGGGGCCTGAATCCGGTGATCGCTTCGGTCGTTATCGCCGGTATTGTCGCGGCCGGTATGTCTACCATCGACGGTCTGCTTATAACCACTACCTCTGCCGCTACCCGAGATGTATATCAAAAATATATTAATCCGAAGGCGTCGGACGACCAGGTCATGAAGCTTTCCAAGATCGTTACCCTTATCGTCGGTGTTGTGGTGATTATTTTCGGATGCCTTAAACCCGGCAGCATATTCATTATCAATACCTTCGCTTTCTCCGGCATGGCAATATTTGTGGTACCGATACTGTTCGGCATGTATTGGAAGGGCGCGACATTCCCCGCTGCTGTTTCGTCCGTCATCGCGGGAGTCCTTACCTTGATCTGCTGCACCAAAATAGCTGCCATGAAGGCGCTGATTCACGGATTCCATGCCGTGGTACCCGGCGTTGCCGTAGCTGCCCTCGTCATGGTGCTGGTGAGTCTATCGACAAAGGGCAAGCGTCCTTCTGAGGAGACCCTGGCGCGGCATATGCTGACAAAACAGGGGCGTGCCTGA
- a CDS encoding MurR/RpiR family transcriptional regulator, producing the protein MDILDTIRNRYPTFNKTQRRIADYLLQHPDTSCFSSLRQLAQNANTTEATILSFSRKLGYKSFLDLKSELQNYISMWMSPNEKIKTAIHQGKSSNDIHTEIVEAERNALVQTFNYISAKDFHAALRLLSEAKRVYVLSYDFANTVANLFAARFIRLGVDIVSLGSLSVPDTLYRLALCTPDDLIVLFSYAPYSLPPVKFARYLHAEGNKVLCFSDSVSCPIGQDADVILTSITNQTIFFNSMTAPASLVNLLASLFVLENKERFDAYKEKVDSLKTMIEDTHF; encoded by the coding sequence ATGGACATATTGGATACCATTCGCAATCGCTACCCGACCTTCAACAAAACCCAACGGAGGATTGCCGATTATCTGCTTCAGCATCCCGACACCAGCTGTTTTTCTTCTCTCAGGCAGTTGGCACAAAATGCCAATACCACCGAGGCGACCATCTTAAGTTTTTCCCGAAAGCTGGGGTACAAGAGCTTTCTCGACCTAAAGAGCGAGCTCCAAAACTACATTTCGATGTGGATGTCCCCAAATGAAAAGATAAAGACGGCCATACATCAGGGAAAAAGCAGCAACGATATCCATACCGAGATTGTTGAAGCAGAACGAAACGCCTTGGTCCAGACCTTCAATTATATTAGCGCCAAAGATTTTCACGCAGCGCTTCGTCTGCTGAGCGAGGCAAAACGGGTCTATGTGCTGTCGTATGACTTTGCGAACACAGTGGCAAATCTTTTCGCCGCACGATTCATTCGTCTCGGTGTGGATATCGTCAGCCTGGGCTCACTCTCCGTGCCGGATACGCTCTATAGACTGGCATTATGCACACCGGATGACCTCATTGTTCTGTTCTCCTATGCACCGTACAGCCTGCCTCCGGTGAAATTCGCCCGCTATCTCCATGCAGAGGGAAACAAGGTTCTATGCTTCTCAGATAGTGTGTCATGTCCCATAGGACAAGATGCCGATGTCATTTTAACGAGCATTACCAATCAAACCATCTTTTTTAACTCAATGACCGCCCCCGCCTCTTTGGTGAACCTTCTCGCCTCTCTTTTCGTCTTGGAAAATAAGGAGCGATTCGATGCCTACAAAGAAAAAGTGGACAGCCTAAAAACCATGATCGAAGATACGCACTTCTAA
- the iadA gene encoding beta-aspartyl-peptidase has translation MLKLLSNILVYREGRWKSSEILIADRRIARIAEAIVCRYDAMERIDGGGCRAVPGYIDQHVHITGGGGEGGFSTQVPPLAAGALMQAGTTTVVGLLGTDGTTRSVESVVAKAKALKEEGLSAYCLTGAYQYPSPTVTGSVRKDIMMIDEVIGVKIAIADHRSSGITKEELVRLAADARQAGILSGKAGIVHLHTGKGDDGLALLFRIIRESNIPVGTFRPTHLGNKLEEALRFASLGGYIDFTTGEEHEGTARVVAEALHRAPKGLVTMSSDGNGSIPVWDDRHEMIGLGVGKVGNLHGVVEALVKNENIPLEEAVLPCTENVAKALLLYPRKGCLQEGSDADILLLNEEMRQDSLIAGGKVVMRHGRLVRSL, from the coding sequence ATGCTGAAATTATTGTCCAATATTCTCGTATATCGGGAGGGAAGATGGAAATCTTCTGAGATCTTGATTGCCGACCGGAGGATCGCCCGGATTGCCGAAGCGATAGTGTGCAGGTATGACGCAATGGAGCGAATCGACGGCGGCGGATGCCGGGCCGTTCCAGGCTATATCGACCAGCATGTACATATCACTGGGGGAGGCGGCGAGGGGGGCTTTTCCACTCAGGTTCCTCCGCTTGCGGCTGGTGCATTGATGCAAGCGGGAACGACCACCGTTGTAGGTCTTCTGGGAACCGACGGGACGACACGCAGCGTTGAAAGTGTGGTGGCGAAGGCAAAGGCACTAAAGGAAGAGGGCCTTTCCGCATATTGCCTCACCGGGGCATACCAGTATCCATCTCCCACGGTTACCGGAAGTGTCCGGAAGGATATCATGATGATCGATGAAGTAATCGGAGTTAAGATCGCGATCGCCGATCATCGATCTTCTGGTATCACGAAGGAGGAGCTCGTGCGACTGGCGGCCGACGCCAGACAGGCCGGGATTCTAAGCGGAAAGGCCGGGATTGTTCATCTTCATACGGGAAAAGGAGATGACGGGCTTGCTCTGCTTTTCCGGATCATCAGGGAAAGTAACATCCCGGTTGGAACCTTTCGACCGACCCATTTGGGAAACAAGCTGGAGGAGGCCCTCCGGTTCGCCTCCTTGGGTGGGTATATCGATTTTACGACGGGAGAAGAGCATGAGGGAACGGCACGTGTCGTTGCCGAGGCTTTGCACAGGGCTCCCAAGGGCCTTGTTACAATGAGTTCGGACGGGAACGGCAGCATACCTGTCTGGGATGACCGCCATGAGATGATAGGGCTTGGTGTCGGGAAGGTCGGTAATCTCCATGGTGTGGTTGAGGCGCTGGTAAAGAACGAAAACATTCCCCTGGAAGAGGCTGTTCTCCCCTGTACGGAAAACGTGGCGAAAGCCCTTTTGCTCTACCCCCGCAAGGGGTGCCTGCAGGAGGGATCTGATGCTGATATCCTGCTTCTAAATGAGGAAATGAGGCAAGATAGCCTGATTGCGGGAGGGAAGGTGGTGATGCGCCACGGAAGGCTTGTCCGTTCCCTTTAG
- a CDS encoding Nif3-like dinuclear metal center hexameric protein: protein MNRSFVSADFLYDRLAEQFKPEVYTDVFPKVGVQFHNTDRIEKVYTATFAAPGVIEEILGRDEKNVMLFCHHPVPQMPSLESGYGTIPAELVEKMAAQGITLFSYHIPLDVAGPYSPGNTLAQAMHANPYESWYPQNGAQLGALCQTGFSTVTELQDRFETTLEHGVKCYRYGSEKLNNGKFAIMAGIARSTDAYRFLKEKGINVMVTGVTAQSVEWVEKIHAAAKEHGITLLGGTHYSTERFALMALCHYFRNLGIEAEFLAEKPNMNEI, encoded by the coding sequence ATGAATAGAAGTTTTGTATCGGCGGATTTTCTTTATGATCGTCTGGCGGAACAATTTAAGCCGGAGGTGTATACGGATGTGTTTCCAAAGGTAGGCGTTCAGTTCCATAATACGGATCGAATCGAGAAGGTGTATACGGCTACCTTTGCAGCTCCTGGGGTAATTGAAGAGATCCTCGGTCGCGACGAAAAGAATGTCATGCTTTTCTGTCATCACCCGGTGCCGCAAATGCCGAGCCTTGAGTCTGGATACGGGACTATTCCCGCTGAATTGGTGGAAAAGATGGCTGCCCAGGGAATCACGCTTTTTTCCTACCATATTCCTCTTGATGTGGCGGGCCCTTATTCCCCCGGCAACACACTGGCTCAGGCGATGCATGCCAACCCTTATGAATCATGGTATCCGCAAAATGGCGCACAGCTTGGGGCACTTTGCCAGACGGGTTTTTCAACGGTAACAGAGCTGCAGGATCGTTTTGAAACGACATTGGAACATGGGGTAAAGTGTTATCGCTATGGGAGCGAGAAGCTCAACAATGGGAAATTTGCCATCATGGCAGGTATAGCAAGAAGTACCGATGCCTATCGTTTCTTAAAAGAAAAGGGTATAAATGTGATGGTTACCGGAGTGACGGCTCAGAGTGTGGAATGGGTGGAAAAGATACATGCGGCGGCAAAGGAGCATGGAATCACTCTTTTGGGAGGGACCCATTACTCTACGGAGAGATTTGCACTAATGGCGCTTTGCCACTATTTTCGCAATCTCGGAATTGAGGCGGAATTTTTGGCGGAGAAGCCGAATATGAATGAGATATAG
- a CDS encoding amidohydrolase, whose translation MEYYFDTHQLYHDFEHLHDTPEIAFQEYRTSRFIQKELKKIGFSVRKLGDTGLLAHMEGKQPGPAIALRADMDALSFYKEDGSVQLLHACGHDAHSAMVLAAGRHFAAQNIDEGILYLLFQPGEESMLGAKRILAHGLPHIDGMIGIHLRPKIEMPLGSATPALLHCASLPITAHFHGKAAHAARPFLGINAVSSAAMLIHAVDTLTWDTDEDWSAKATVVDSHQNQHNIIPEFCSVTLDIRAQSNELGSSITQKIKMLAKEAADKFGTTLSFEENPGYAPNYDPSLIDICRNAINTVLGKAEPPTHTPGSEDFHAYSMIGGIPTAYIGLGADLLPGLHSPDMHFDHSCLPIGTAILIEAVNSCFKRIAPHAAAPKSEC comes from the coding sequence ATGGAATATTATTTCGATACACATCAACTTTATCATGACTTCGAACACCTTCACGATACACCCGAAATTGCGTTTCAGGAATACCGGACATCGAGATTTATCCAAAAGGAATTGAAGAAGATCGGTTTTTCCGTCCGAAAACTAGGCGATACAGGATTGCTTGCCCATATGGAAGGCAAGCAACCGGGCCCAGCAATAGCCCTGCGGGCCGACATGGATGCACTCAGCTTTTATAAAGAAGACGGAAGCGTACAACTTCTTCATGCCTGCGGTCATGACGCCCATAGTGCCATGGTGCTTGCAGCAGGAAGGCATTTCGCCGCTCAAAACATCGACGAAGGAATCCTCTATCTTCTGTTCCAGCCGGGCGAAGAGAGCATGCTCGGTGCAAAAAGAATTTTGGCCCACGGACTCCCCCATATCGACGGCATGATCGGCATCCATCTGCGTCCAAAAATAGAAATGCCGCTCGGCTCGGCAACCCCTGCGCTCCTTCACTGTGCATCACTTCCTATCACCGCTCACTTTCATGGCAAGGCCGCCCATGCCGCACGACCCTTTCTCGGTATTAACGCCGTTTCCTCTGCCGCCATGCTGATACATGCCGTCGACACACTCACATGGGACACCGACGAGGATTGGTCCGCAAAGGCAACCGTCGTCGACAGTCATCAAAATCAGCACAACATCATCCCGGAATTTTGTTCCGTCACCCTCGATATCCGAGCCCAGAGCAACGAACTTGGAAGCAGCATCACCCAGAAAATAAAAATGCTTGCAAAAGAGGCGGCCGACAAATTCGGCACAACCCTTAGCTTTGAGGAAAATCCGGGATACGCACCTAACTATGATCCCTCACTCATCGATATATGCAGGAACGCAATCAACACGGTTCTCGGTAAGGCCGAACCGCCTACTCACACTCCGGGCAGCGAGGATTTCCATGCATACAGCATGATCGGAGGTATCCCCACCGCCTATATCGGTCTCGGCGCCGACCTTCTACCCGGCCTTCATTCACCGGATATGCACTTCGACCACTCCTGTTTACCCATAGGAACGGCCATTCTGATCGAAGCGGTAAACAGCTGTTTTAAGCGGATAGCGCCTCATGCCGCCGCACCGAAAAGCGAATGCTAA
- a CDS encoding class I SAM-dependent methyltransferase produces the protein MQQERIIETNEGIQDRITVEEFDVMQRHFRDRRILETEEIIKSGIRTGLVVEIGPGPGYLGLEWLKATSGTRLVGVEISPVMIELAKKNCADYGLGSRASYLEGNAASVPLEDNSADHVFSNGSLHEWEDPAAALNEIHRVLKPGGILFISDLKRDLNRLLMAFMRFFVPGKRVKQGFVTSVRAAYTQDELVELMHRSPFDGFKIRETAFGLTIRGTKG, from the coding sequence ATGCAACAGGAGAGAATCATAGAGACAAACGAAGGAATTCAAGATCGGATTACGGTAGAGGAATTTGATGTTATGCAACGTCATTTTCGGGACCGGAGAATACTGGAAACTGAAGAAATCATCAAAAGCGGCATTCGTACCGGGCTTGTGGTGGAGATTGGTCCCGGGCCGGGCTATCTCGGACTGGAATGGCTCAAGGCGACCAGCGGGACACGCCTTGTCGGGGTTGAAATAAGCCCTGTGATGATTGAGCTTGCGAAAAAAAACTGTGCTGATTATGGTTTGGGCTCCCGGGCTTCGTATTTGGAGGGGAATGCAGCATCTGTCCCGCTGGAGGACAATTCAGCGGATCATGTTTTTTCCAACGGCTCCCTTCATGAATGGGAAGATCCTGCTGCCGCACTGAATGAGATCCATCGGGTTTTAAAACCGGGGGGGATACTGTTCATAAGCGATTTGAAGCGGGACCTCAATCGCCTGCTTATGGCGTTCATGCGCTTTTTTGTCCCCGGAAAAAGGGTAAAGCAGGGGTTTGTCACCTCGGTCCGGGCTGCATATACGCAGGATGAACTTGTCGAGCTTATGCACCGTTCTCCCTTTGATGGCTTCAAAATACGAGAAACGGCTTTCGGTCTGACGATACGCGGCACAAAAGGATAG
- a CDS encoding PadR family transcriptional regulator: MSTRLVILGLLKERPLYGYELKGIIERYMGDWTSIAFGSIYFALNKLTKEGLVREIAVQKEGSRPSRRVYEVTEAGKDAFTRLLRDVWSKDERTFFSFDVGLFFLRELPKKERIAYLQNRIESARRSLTYLDGHETEMLAKPMVPPLASAIFSHSRYHAQAELSWLEELLREMQEGLYE, translated from the coding sequence ATGTCAACACGATTGGTGATTCTCGGGCTGCTAAAGGAGCGCCCCTTGTACGGTTATGAACTCAAAGGGATTATCGAGCGATATATGGGTGATTGGACCTCGATTGCTTTCGGATCCATTTACTTTGCCTTGAACAAACTTACTAAGGAGGGACTTGTTCGGGAGATAGCGGTTCAGAAGGAGGGGAGCCGCCCTTCACGTCGGGTTTACGAGGTAACCGAGGCTGGCAAAGATGCGTTCACGCGACTCTTGCGCGATGTGTGGTCGAAGGATGAGCGTACATTTTTCTCTTTTGACGTGGGGCTTTTCTTTCTTAGGGAACTGCCTAAAAAAGAGCGGATTGCGTACTTGCAGAATCGGATTGAATCGGCACGACGGTCTCTTACCTACCTGGATGGGCATGAGACGGAAATGCTTGCAAAGCCCATGGTACCTCCCCTCGCGTCGGCCATCTTTTCGCATTCCCGGTATCATGCCCAGGCCGAGCTTTCCTGGCTTGAGGAGCTTTTGCGGGAGATGCAGGAGGGGCTGTATGAATGA